The Magnolia sinica isolate HGM2019 chromosome 10, MsV1, whole genome shotgun sequence genome includes a window with the following:
- the LOC131257688 gene encoding probable WRKY transcription factor 2, translating to MAGIDDNVAVIGDWVPPNPSPRTFFSSFLGDDFSSRSFLDFLPENRNKTPLPGSEKQEVAENTQDEGDEIRDGLSSDLLSESSMFSSQKPGLRGGLAERMAARAGFNAPKLNTARIRSANLLSSSSPEVQSPYLTISPGLSPTTLLDSPVFLSNSLVQQSPTTGTFPFAPFNSRSSMSLSAAPDNNKDVQLEDVDTAPFVFKPHMESNLSYFPSTANKVASAHFHPLTLPSTEASIETNNPIQAQRLEATKAHSHNRQEFHPQAEFPEPSSIGKDTVGNATTDLRASDLSPPSDDQDDGEGDQREVPSMVISAPSDDGYNWRKYGQKQVKGSEFPRSYYKCTHPNCQVKKKVERSLEGHITEIIYKGAHNHPKPPPNRRLVVGSSHPPGDTDTAEQHGAHAGGEPMWAGTQNGAAIAGFEGRHDGVETASPASVATEFYDRASSMPARNGPQFESADAIDVSSTLSNDEDEDDRGTHGSISLGHDENGDESESKRRKLDTSAMEMSGASRAVREPRVVVQTTSEVDILDDGYRWRKYGQKVVKGNPNPRSYYKCTNAGCTVRKHVERASHDLKSVITTYEGKHNHDVPAARNSSHISSMASSAAPAAAAQAHIVRPEPSQPHNGMARFEGPTPIGTFGLAGRQPLGPTPGFSFGMNQQGLASLAMAGLGPGQAKPPSLPIHSYIGQQKATELGFMMPKGEPKEEPMLQSSHPVAKGSSIYHQIMSRLPLGHQL from the exons ATGGCTGGGATTGATGACAATGTCGCTGTTATTGGAGATTGGGTGCCTCCCAACCCCAGCCCCAGGacttttttctcctctttcttagGTGATGATTTCAGTTCAAGATCGTTCCTGGATTTTCTACCAGAGAACAGGAACAAGACGCCCTTGCCTGGATCCGAAAAGCAGGAAGTGGCAGAAAATACTCAGGATGAAGGAGATGAGATCCGAGATGGGCTTTCTAGTGATCTTTTGTCGGAATCGAGTATGTTTTCCAGTCAGAAACCGGGCTTGCGAGGCGGTCTTGCTGAGAGGATGGCAGCAAGAGCTGGGTTCAATGCTCCTAAGCTGAATACCGCAAGGATTAGATCGGCTAATTTGTTATCTTCTTCATCCCCAGAAGTTCAGTCTCCTTACCTGACAATTTCTCCGGGTCTTAGTCCAACAACATTGCTTGATTCCCCTGTTTTCCTTTCGAATTCTCTG GTTCAACAGTCTCCCACAACAGGCACATTTCCCTTTGCGCCATTTAATAGCAGGAGCTCAATGTCACTATCAGCAGCACCAGATAATAATAAAGATGTTCAATTAGAAGATGTTGATACTGCACCTTTTGTGTTCAAACCTCACATGGAGTCAAATCTCTCATACTTCCCGAGCACAGCAAACAAA GTAGCTTCGGCCCATTTTCACCCACTAACTTTGCCTAGCACTGAGGCGTCCATTGAAACAAATAACCCTATTCAGGCTCAAAGACTGGAAGCTACCAAGGCCCACTCTCACAATCGACAAGAATTCCATCCACAGGCAGAGTTCCCTGAACCATCATCCATTGGAAAAGATACCGTGGGTAATGCCACAACCGATCTGAGAGCATCTGATCTTTCTCCTCCATCTGATGATCAAGATGATGGGGAAGGAGATCAGAGAGAAGTACCTTCCATGGTCATCAGTGCACCGTCCGATGATGGATATAATTGGAGGAAGTATGGGCAGAAACAGGTGAAAGGCAGTGAATTTCCCAGAAGCTATTACAAGTGCACGCATCCAAATTGCCAGGTGAAGAAAAAGGTGGAACGCTCTCTAGAGGGCCACATTACGGAAATCATCTACAAGGGAGCCCATAACCATCCCAAGCCTCCACCAAATCGCCGACTGGTTGTTGGGTCCTCTCACCCACCAGGTGACACAGACACTGCTGAGCAGCATGGTGCACATGCCGGTGGAGAGCCTATGTGGGCGGGTACGCAGAATGGAGCTGCCATTGCTGGTTTCGAAGGGAGGCATGATGGTGTGGAGACAGCATCACCTGCATCTGTGGCCACTGAATTCTACGACCGAGCTTCCTCTATGCCAGCACGAAATGGTCCTCAATTTGAATCTGCTGATGCCATAGACGTTTCATCCACCCTGTCCaatgatgaggatgaggatgatcgGGGGACGCATGGCAGCATTTCATTGGGTCATGATGAGAATGGTGATGAATCTGAGTCAAAAAGAAG GAAGTTAGATACTTCTGCAATGGAGATGAGTGGGGCGTCAAGAGCAGTTCGAGAACCAAGAGTTGTTGTCCAAACAACTAGTGAGGTCGACATCCTGGACGACGGGTATCGCTGGCGCAAGTATGGGCAGAAAGTCGTCAAaggaaatccaaatccaag GAGCTACTACAAGTGCACAAATGCAGGTTGCACAGTTAGGAAGCACGTGGAACGGGCCTCCCATGACCTCAAGTCGGTAATCACCACttatgaaggaaaacacaatcaCGATGTTCCAGCTGCAAGGAACAGCAGCCACATCAGCTCCATGGCCTCTAGCGCTGCACCTGCTGCAGCTGCCCAAGCTCACATTGTCAGGCCAGAGCCATCTCAACCCCACAATGGCATGGCAAGGTTCGAAGGCCCCACACCTATTGGCACATTTGGTCTGGCCGGAAGACAGCCATTGGGTCCCACACCCGGCTTCTCTTTCGGAATGAATCAACAAGGCCTGGCCAGCCTGGCAATGGCTGGATTAGGACCTGGCCAAGCGAAGCCACCGTCTCTACCAATTCATTCATATATAGGACAACAAAAGGCGACTGAACTGGGATTCATGATGCCAAAAGGAGAACCTAAGGAGGAGCCCATGTTACAATCCAGCCATCCTGTCGCGAAGGGGTCATCCATTTATCATCAGATCATGAGCAGGTTGCCTTTAGGGCATCAGCTGTAA